Sequence from the Candidatus Cloacimonas sp. genome:
GGGTTTCCATCAAACAGATAACTTTTGTGGGAAACAGCTATTTTGATAGTAAGACCTTACAGAAAAAGATGAAGACCAAAACCGCCAGTTTTCTTCGTTCCGGTCACTTGGAAAATGAGAAATTTGATGCCGATTTACAAGCATTAACCGCTTTTTATAAAAAAAATGGGTTTATAGATGTCGTCGTAGGTCCGTATGAAATTCAGCCGCTGAACGAAAAATCCATCGAAATTGTAATACATATATTTGAAGGGACAAAGTATAATTTCGGAGGCATAAACATTGAGGGTAACGATTTTTTCCCAGTTGAACAATTACAGGAAACTCTCACGATGAAACTTGGAGAGCCCTTTGACCAAGAGGTGTTTGATAATGAAATCAAGAACATCTATTCCAAATACTTTGATGAAGGGTTCATTTATGTTTCCATCGTTCCTGAATATATAAAAGAGGGCGATAAGCTAATCGTGAAGCTAAAAATAAATGAGAACAATCGCGCCAGAATCCGTCAAATACATATTACGGGCAATAAAAGAACCAAGGAAAAAGTAGTTAGAAGACAGCTGGAAGTTTCTCCGGGTGATTATTTCCGTCAGACACAAGTTCTACGCAGTCAGCAAAATATATATAATCTGGGGTTTTTTGAACAGGATATTCGTTTGGACTACAATCCCATCAATAGCCAAGGAGACATAGACCTCCAATTTGATGTTATAGATCGTTCCAGTGGAACTGCAAATGGGGGAGTCGGTTATAATTCTCAAGATAAATTTGTAGGGCAGCTGTCTTTGTCTCAAAACAATATGTTTGGCAATAACTGGTCAACCACTTTAACCTGGGAATTTGGAGGCAACACCCAAAATTTTGAATTTGGC
This genomic interval carries:
- the bamA gene encoding outer membrane protein assembly factor BamA; the encoded protein is VSIKQITFVGNSYFDSKTLQKKMKTKTASFLRSGHLENEKFDADLQALTAFYKKNGFIDVVVGPYEIQPLNEKSIEIVIHIFEGTKYNFGGINIEGNDFFPVEQLQETLTMKLGEPFDQEVFDNEIKNIYSKYFDEGFIYVSIVPEYIKEGDKLIVKLKINENNRARIRQIHITGNKRTKEKVVRRQLEVSPGDYFRQTQVLRSQQNIYNLGFFEQDIRLDYNPINSQGDIDLQFDVIDRSSGTANGGVGYNSQDKFVGQLSLSQNNMFGNNWSTTLTWEFGGNTQNFEFGFTNPNLMDTDILLGTDIYYTKKTWSSFYYEIYTRGAGLRVGQTIPWIDKSRAVAGYSLYSKKYRITDMDAIMADSTANANLLELNQLGWRYTSAVSLTLSRDTRDNVFFPTKGSQFTLYSEVAGGMFGGDFDYFKQIAQVNWYMDTWEKLILRTKWRFCYVTPFGRSKDAPPDEKFYLGGTGADGIRGFPDSSIGPSGGGTRAIIFSTELGYPLGSDQIIAVAFFDAGNSYNKMRDFNFLNFKKGTGLGIRIRSPFGLIGFDYAYNINDGGWEPHLQFGTTF